Proteins from one Papaver somniferum cultivar HN1 unplaced genomic scaffold, ASM357369v1 unplaced-scaffold_158, whole genome shotgun sequence genomic window:
- the LOC113337218 gene encoding subtilisin-like protease SBT1.4, giving the protein MSFVTDSTYFLILIIFLTSPLLSLAASYNEEDNEQLKTFIVFVSKPDKPSVFVSHHEWYHATLASLPIPASSSFSSSSNNQHHKPQQIIYTYDHAMHGFAARLTLSQASHLRNVPGIVSVLPEQIHELHTTHTPQFLGLDDKVGIWPQSSYGDDVIIGVIDRGIWPERGSFHDEVLDPVPERWKGTCEVGLDFPKESCNKKIIGARAFSKGYEAFLLGSKMNGSAAKLISPRDLEGHGTHCASTAAGSAVSGASLGPYAAGVAQGMAPRARIAVYKACWPGVKCPGADILAGFESAISDGVDVISLSLGSKPVLYNHQETMIGAFHAMQKGIFVSCSGGNNGPTPNTVGNVAPWVMTAGASTLDREFPANVILGDKTVLPGVSLFYGKSRLSESNILVYGGDCGSETCEKGKLDVNKVNGGIVVCQSGGPRAAHGYAVKLAGGIGVILVESKAKGQGLSAVPHLIPGTTISYKSGRKIQDYIRTTNNAKKYHPVAVIKFEGTSIGFSPSSPKIAAFSSRGPNAITPEILKPDIIAPGVNILAAWTGAVGPSKLKADTRRVKYNLLSGTSMACPHVSGIAALLKSVHPKWSPAAIKSAMMTTAYTVDNSRKNITRLADGKYARWFEIGSGHVDPNKALHPGLVYDVETEDYAQFLCSINYLSDVNQSLVILIP; this is encoded by the coding sequence ATGTCTTTTGTTACTGATTCTACTTACTTTCTCATTCTTATCATCTTTCTAACATCTCCATTACTTTCTCTTGCAGCATCTTATAATGAGGAAGATAATGAACAACTAAAGACGTTCATTGTTTTCGTCTCCAAACCTGATAAGCCATCCGTCTTTGTATCTCATCATGAGTGGTACCATGCAACTCTAGCATCTCTTCCCATACCTgcttcttcatctttttcttcttcatctaataatcAACATCATAAGCCTCAACAAATCATCTACACTTACGACCATGCAATGCATGGCTTCGCTGCTCGACTCACGCTTTCTCAAGCGTCTCATCTACGCAATGTTCCCGGAATAGTATCTGTCCTCCCTGAGCAAATTCACGAACTCCATACCACACATACTCCTCAGTTTCTTGGTCTTGACGATAAAGTCGGGATCTGGCCGCAATCAAGTTATGGCGATGATGTCATTATTGGTGTTATTGATAGGGGGATCTGGCCGGAAAGGGGTAGTTTCCATGACGAGGTCTTAGATCCAGTACCTGAAAGATGGAAAGGTACCTGTGAGGTAGGACTTGATTTTCCAAAAGAATCCTGCAACAAGAAGATAATAGGTGCTAGGGCATTTTCGAAAGGATATGAAGCGTTTCTGCTTGGAAGTAAAATGAATGGGAGCGCTGCAAAACTGATATCACCCAGAGATTTGGAGGGGCATGGTACACATTGTGCATCAACTGCAGCTGGATCTGCTGTTTCAGGTGCTTCATTAGGTCCATATGCAGCTGGAGTAGCGCAAGGAATGGCACCTAGGGCAAGAATTGCTGTTTACAAGGCCTGTTGGCCAGGCGTCAAATGCCCTGGAGCAGATATACTTGCTGGGTTTGAAAGTGCTATTTCAGACGGAGTTGATGTGATTTCTTTGTCACTCGGATCGAAACCTGTTCTATACAACCACCAGGAGACCATGATTGGAGCTTTTCATGCTATGCAGAAAGGGATTTTTGTTTCATGCTCTGGAGGAAACAATGGACCTACACCAAATACCGTAGGGAATGTCGCACCATGGGTAATGACAGCTGGAGCATCGACACTTGACAGAGAATTTCCCGCAAATGTGATTTTAGGCGACAAAACTGTTCTTCCTGGTGTTTCATTGTTTTACGGTAAAAGTCGGCTTTCGGAATCTAATATACTAGTTTATGGTGGTGACTGCGGTAGTGAAACCTGCGAAAAAGGGAAATTAGATGTCAACAAAGTTAACGGAGGTATTGTTGTTTGTCAGAGTGGTGGTCCAAGAGCTGCCCATGGGTATGCAGTGAAATTAGCCGGTGGAATTGGAGTAATTCTTGTTGAATCCAAAGCCAAAGGACAAGGATTATCTGCTGTTCCACATCTAATTCCTGGGACTACGATTAGTTATAAAAGTGGTCGTAAGATTCAAGATTACATAAGAACGACGAATAACGCAAAAAAATATCATCCAGTTGCTGTGATTAAATTTGAAGGAACATCAATTGGTTTTTCACCATCGTCTCCAAAAATTGCAGCATTTTCTAGTCGTGGTCCGAATGCAATAACGCCAGAGATTCTTAAACCCGATATTATTGCTCCCGGTGTTAATATCTTGGCTGCTTGGACTGGAGCTGTTGGTCCAAGCAAGTTGAAAGCGGATACGAGGCGGGTCAAGTACAATTTATTATCAGGTACTTCGATGGCATGCCCTCATGTTAGTGGAATCGCTGCGTTGCTTAAAAGTGTTCATCCTAAATGGTCTCCGGCTGCAATTAAGTCTGCCATGATGACAACAGCTTACACTGTGGATAATTCGCGAAAAAATATCACAAGGCTTGCTGATGGGAAATATGCGAGATGGTTCGAAATTGGGTCAGGTCATGTTGATCCAAACAAAGCCCTTCACCCAGGTTTAGTATACGACGTGGAAACTGAAGACTATGCACAATTCCTGTGCTCCATTAACTATTTGTCGGATGTTAATCAATCGTTGGTTATTCTTATTCCATAA
- the LOC113337173 gene encoding MDIS1-interacting receptor like kinase 2-like: MSQRVKLSTHILLVLALLLSSYSIVVSADGSSFSSTFNKQHLQVVGVEQEVDDLLKWKSSLVNKNHSLLSSWKMNSTWSSTTPCKWYGITCNNEGNVAELNVTGLGLQEAFHVYPHLEIFAVNYNMLYGELSKDWGDCQNLTMLSFSMNNITGRIPSEIGKLKNLAELYIHSNKLVGEIPKELFKLSSLSKLILHHNRLSGSLSSEIGMLSILQYLDLSNNKLIGSIPKQLGECSNLLSLNLSSNNFNDSIPPQIGNLESLQILLDLSYNEFSGEIPSSLEKLSKLITLDLSHNKLSGSIPASLDQMFSLTTVNVSYNELSGPLPDIKAFEDAPVDSLKNNKGLCGNNSRGLKPCNSLVMIRKKQDKHKLLLVILLPFLSSLFLLFILFTILFRLRKRSVRNLVTGNQPSGSNTGRNLFSIWNYDGKIVFEHIIEATKNFDAKFCIGTGGYGSVYKAELSTGQVVAVKKLHSSDEDYEIYDLKSFESEVQVLTEIRHRNIVKLFGYCFNLQSKISFLVYEFMERGSLKNVLCDGEQALEFDWIKRVRFIKGTADALAYMHHDCVPAIVHRDISSNNILLDSEYDARISDFGTARILKPDSSNWTSLAGTFGYVSPELAYTMKVTEKCDVYSFGVIILEVLMGRHPSEIITLLSQLNVPSSSSSSKVGQNVRLRDILDQCIGAPTDIVKKEIMYIVKVGFSCLRSVPCTRPTMQEVSVDLSLSAHSRADLAKPFETIFLGDILLS; this comes from the exons ATGTCTCAACGAGTAAAACTTTCCACTCATATTTTACTAGTGTTGGCATTACTGTTATCATCTTACAGCATTGTTGTTTCTGCTGatggttcttctttttcttcaacttttaatAAACAACACTTACAAGTAGTAGGTGTAGAACAAGAAGTAGATGATcttttgaaatggaaatcaaGCCTTGTGAACAAAAATCATTCTCTCCTCTCTTCTTGGAAGATGAATTCTACTTGGAGTAGCACGACTCCATGCAAGTGGTATGGAATCACTTGTAACAATGAGGGAAACGTCGCAGAATTGAATGTAACAGGTTTGGGTTTACAAG AGGCGTTTCACGTATATCCGCATCTGGAGATATTTGCTGTGAATTACAATATGTTGTATGGTGAACTCTCAAAAGACTGGGGGGATTGTCAAAATTTGACAATGTTATCTTTCTCAATGAACAATATCACAGGCAGAATACCTTCTGAAATTGGAAAGTTGAAGAATTTAGCTGAACTTTATATTCATTCAAATAAATTAGTTGGGGAAATTCCTAAGGAGTTGTTTAAACTGTCTTCATTGAGCAAGTTGATTTTGCATCATAACCGACTTTCCGGTAGTTTATCCTCTGAAATTGGAATGTTATCCATCCTGCAATATCTCGACTTGTCAAATAATAAACTCATCGGATCAATACCCAAACAATTAGGGGAGTGTTCTAACTTACTATCTTTGAATTTGAGCTCAAACAATTTTAATGATAGCATCCCACCCCAGATCGGAAACTTGGAGTCGTTACAGATTTTGTTAGATCTTAGTTACAATGAGTTCAGCGGAGAGATACCATCATCTCTAGAAAAACTAAGCAAACTGATAACACTCGATTTATCTCACAACAAGCTTTCCGGATCTATTCCAGCTTCACTTGATCAAATGTTCAGCTTAACCACTGTCAATGTTTCATACAATGAGTTGAGTGGTCCTCTTCCGGATATCAAGGCCTTTGAAGATGCTCCAGTCGATTCATTGAAGAATAACAAAGGGTTATGTGGTAATAATTCTCGAGGTTTAAAACCATGCAATTCTTTGGTTATGATACGGAAAAAACAAGACAAGCATAAGCTTTTGCTCGTGATCCTACTTCCATTCCTTAGTTCGTTGTTTCTTTTATTCATACTCTTCACCATTTTGTTTCGCCTTCGAAAAAGATCGGTAAGAAATCTTGTGACTGGAAATCAACCTAGTGGTAGCAATACCGGAAGAAATTTATTTTCGATTTGGAATTACGATGGGAAAATAGTGTTTGAACACATAATTGAAGCAACCAAGAATTTTGATGCTAAATTTTGCATTGGAACGGGTGGATATGGGAGCGTTTACAAAGCAGAGCTATCAACAGGTCAGGTTGTTGCTGTGAAGAAACTTCACTCCTCGGATGAAGATTATGAGATATACGATCTTAAGTCATTTGAAAGTGAAGTTCAGGTATTGACAGAAATCCGGCATCGAAACATTGTGAAACTTTTCGGTTATtgttttaatcttcaaagtaaaatCTCATTTTTGGTTTATGAGTTCATGGAAAGGGGAAGTCTGAAAAATGTTTTATGCGATGGGGAACAAGCTTTGGAATTCGATTGGATAAAGAGGGTAAGATTCATCAAGGGAACAGCTGATGCACTTGCTTACATGCACCACGACTGCGTTCCAGCCATAGTTCACAGGGACATATCTAGTAACAACATTTTGTTGGACTCTGAATATGATGCTCGAATTTCTGATTTTGGTACGGcgaggattttgaagccagattcATCCAATTGGACTTCACTTGCAGGAACCTTCGGATACGTTTCTCCAG AGCTTGCCTATACAATGAAGGTGACCGAGAAGTGTGATGTTTATAGCTTTGGGGTTATCATATTAGAAGTACTAATGGGAAGGCATCCATCTGAAATCATCACATTACTCTCCCAACTTAATGTTCCTTCATCTTCCTCTTCCAGTAAGGTTGGGCAAAACGTAAGGTTGAGAGACATCTTAGACCAATGCATTGGAGCACCCACAGATATTGTGAAGAAAGAAATAATGTACATCGTGAAGGTTGGTTTTTCATGCTTACGGAGTGTTCCATGTACTCGGCCGACAATGCAAGAAGTATCGGTAGATCTATCATTGTCAGCTCATAGCAGGGCAGATTTAGCCAAGCCTTTTGAAACCATTTTTCTAGGAGATATACTGCTGTCATAA
- the LOC113337221 gene encoding G-type lectin S-receptor-like serine/threonine-protein kinase LECRK3 → MNVGAAENGWPLWYTLIRENIPKTYTLNNKLYSRVNDTSFSNGRFRLRLPNTKSLVLQPVAFPSLTENRYQPYFNSSSLPRGNLKVKQFVFNESGHIYIASKNGSIMNIFQSETFFPATGVYYRATLDYDGVFTQYSHPKNTSAPGQFWSTVRYIPDNICTSFEGRLGSGACGYNSYCELTSNGRTSCQCPPGFDFIDSNNRFGGCTPNFDLQRCRGEDTRKPNELFELRTLRNVDWTTSDYESLEGYNEQDCRSSCLSDCLCAVALFREGICWKKKLPLPNGRLDVSVNGNALIKVRKDNGSSEEEDPQSQRKFRRRNRSTLILVGSLLLGSSFFFNLLFLAVIFVVMFFMNKTLRKKTQKTSVLRSSLHSFTYQGLEEATEGFSEEIGRGAFGIVYKGFTEEMGSIAVKKLDKVFHQGEKEFKSEVNTIGQTHHKNLVRLLGFCDEGQHRLLVYEFMSNNSLADHLFGISKPDWNRRVQIAFGISRGLMYLHEECSTQIIHCDIKPQNILLDDSFTAKISDFGLAKLLITSQTRASTGIRGTRGYVAPEWFRNTPVSSKVDVYSFGVMLLEIICCRKGVVPELVEEEIKAILTDWAYDCYSQGKLEDLVENDEEVTNDMRRFERLVMIAIWCIQDEPSLRPSMKKVTQMLEGVLEVSAPPCPYQFKEYVGNSSECNDV, encoded by the exons ATGAATGTTGGAGCAGCTGAAAATGGATGGCCTCTCTGGTATACTCTGATACGTGAAAATATA CCGAAAACCTACACATTGAATAATAAGCTTTATTCACGTGTCAATGATACTTCATTCTCAAATGGAAGGTTTAGGCTCCGACTCCCGAATACGAAAAGTTTAGTACTCCAACCAGTGGCATTTCCGAGCCTCACAGAAAATCGGTACCAGCCTTATTTTAATTCAAGTTCGTTACCAAGGGGTAACCTTAAGGTTAAACAGTTTGTATTCAATGAGTCGGGCCATATTTACATTGCAAGCAAGAATGGTAGTATTATGAATATCTTCCAGTCAGAAACTTTTTTCCCGGCCACGGGTGTCTATTACAGAGCCACACTCGACTATGATGGAGTTTTCACACAATATTCTCACCCAAAGAACACTTCTGCTCCAGGGCAATTCTGGAGCACTGTGCGATATATACCAGATAATATATGTACCAGTTTCGAAGGTAGACTTGGTAGTGGTGCTTGTGGATATAACAGCTACTGCGAACTCACTTCCAACGGAAGGACAAGTTGTCAATGCCCTCCTGGGTTTGATTTCATTGATTCAAATAACAGATTTGGTGGTTGCACACCAAATTTTGATTTACAAAGATGCCGTGGAGAGGACACGAGGAAGCCAAACGAATTATTCGAGTTGCGGACCTTGAGAAATGTAGATTGGACGACGTCCGACTATGAAAGTTTGGAGGGTTACAATGAACAGGATTGTAGAAGCTCATGCTTGAGCGACTGTCTTTGTGCGGTTGCTTTATTTAGAGAGGGAATTTGTTGGAAGAAGAAGCTACCACTCCCAAATGGTAGGCTTGATGTTTCTGTGAACGGAAATGCTTTAATCAAAGTAAGGAAGGATAATGgctcatcagaagaagaagatcCCCAGTCGCAAAGAAAATTCAGAAGGAGAAATCGATCAACATTGATTCTGGTAGGGTCACTGCTTTTAGGCAGCTCATTTTTTTTCAACCTCCTATTTTTAGCTGTTATCTTTGTGGTCATGTTCTTCATGAACAAGACACTGAGAAAAAAAACGCAGAAGACGAGTGTTTTGAGATCCAGTCTCCATTCATTTACATATCAAGGGCTTGAAGAAGCCACGGAAGGGTTTTCAGAAGAGATAGGAAGGGGCGCTTTCGGCATTGTGTATAAAGGATTCACAGAAGAAATGGGTTCCATTGCAGTGAAGAAATTAGACAAAGTGTTCCATCAAGGGGAAAAGGAATTCAAATCTGAAGTCAACACAATAGGTCAGACACATCACAAGAATCTGGTCCGACTTCTCGGGTTCTGCGACGAGGGCCAACACAGACTACTAGTATATGAGTTCATGAGCAACAACAGTTTGGCAGATCATCTCTTCGGGATTTCAAAACCAGACTGGAATCGACGAGTCCAAATTGCATTTGGTATATCAAGAGGACTTATGTATTTGCACGAAGAATGTAGCACCCAAATCATCCACTGTGATATAAAGCCTCAAAACATACTACTGGATGACAGTTTTACTGcgaaaatttcagacttcggaTTGGCAAAGCTTTTGATAACTAGCCAAACTCGAGCTTCCACGGGGATTAGAGGGACTAGAGGATATGTCGCGCCAGAATGGTTCAGGAACACACCAGTCTCATCAAAAGTGGATGTTTATAGTTTTGGAGTTATGCTACTAGAGATCATATGTTGCAGGAAGGGAGTCGTACCGGAGctagtagaagaagagataaaagCCATTCTCACCGACTGGGCATACGATTGCTACAGCCAAGGGAAACTAGAAGATTTGGTGGAGAATGATGAGGAAGTAACGAATGACATGAGGAGATTCGAGAGGCTGGTGATGATAGCTATTTGGTGTATTCAAGATGAACCATCACTTCGACCATCCATGAAGAAAGTAACGCAGATGCTAGAAGGGGTACTTGAAGTTTCTGCACCCCCATGTCCTTATCAGTTTAAGGAATATGTTGGAAACAGCAGTGAATGTAATGATGTATAG